atccagaggataggtcatcagtatccaaatctcagaaaacccctttaaataaatgaaGTAGTAATTCAGAGTATTATGTGATTTTTGTATCAAGTTCAGAAGCCATTCAGTGGGACAAATGTAATAATTTGGGTCATCTGAATGGTGGGAAACCCTGACGGCACTGTAAATCTGGTATTAGCTGGGACTGTAAGTGTGTGTTTTTGTACTTTATGCATACACTTGATTTCCTCTTTCAGTCGTTAACCCTGTTTTGCCTCCTATAGACTCTCTCGGTGTCCATGCTCCTGAGGTATTCTCACCATCAGATCTTTGTTTTCATTGGTAAGTGGCCATGCATTGGAAAGTAAATGGTTTCTTTCGTTGGCCCTTCTTTCATGGGTTTTTTACCTCTCCTTTATAGTGGATTTGCTGCAGATGTTGGAGATGAATATGAGTATTGCTTTTCCTGCTGCCCCGCTGCTCACTGTGATCCTGGCACTTGTAGGTAGGTTAGCTGCGCAATAGCCAACAGGCTTGTTTTGCAGTCTTGCCTGCATTGCTTTAGTTTCTCTGTCTTCACAGGAATGGAAGCCATTATGTCAGAGTTTTTCAATGATACGACTACTGCCTTCTACATCATCCTCATAGTTTGGCTTGCTGATCAGTATGATGCCATCTGCTGCCACACAAACACCAGCAAGAGACACTGGCTAAGGTGAGCTGCAGGGTCTCTACATTTTGGGACCTCTTTGTATTAGTGTTTGTTTTGTCATTTAAAATGCTTTtctgtttttacatttattttgtgtTGTAAGGCTAAGCGCACATCCACGGCGGTGGTTCCGGTAGGAGCCTTCATTGCagattccccaaaaaaataaagggtgaaATACATCTGCATGTGGCGATATTTTGTCGGTATTTCCACGGGAACagacagatcccattatagtgactgGGGTCCTACAGGCGCTAGCGGGATCTGACAATTCCAGTCCTAAGTGCAAGTGTGCAGCTAGCACAAGCGCCTTTCAGCCTGCAGTTGTATGGGACCCCTTATTGTGCAGCTTCAAGACCTCCTGGTTCATGTAAGCTTATTACAGAATATATCTATTCAGCGTTTATTTAGAGGGGTATTCCCATATTGGACATTGGGAGCATATCACTAggctatgcccccaatgtctgatgggTGCAGCTCCCAGAGGTGAGATGGAGCCTGCAAAGCGCACTGTGCATGTGTGGCCATCctccatttattttttgtggtactGCCGAAAAATATCTGAGTGGAGCGCTCGGctatttcttgttttttttatttggtataAGTCGGACATATATCAAAACGGGCGCTTCACACGAAAGTCTTGATCCCCTCCGCACTGGAGTGACATgcccctaatttattaagaggactGTTAAATAAGGCTGTTGGCCCAGAATGTAAGCTGGTGTATCTTTGAGCTATTATTTACCAGATTCTGGCTTAATAGCGCTGTACTCTAGCTTTGGAACCCCCACAGAGTGACCCTATCGCTAAGACCCCCATTGGTCAgacagttatcccctattctatgggcaggaatacccctttagattATAGCAAGTCTGCTGGGCTACAACCATGACCCTCCTGCTGAGCCCTATTCATACCACTCCCATTTTTGAGTGTGGCGTAAAACCCCCAATTTGCAAATGGCAGTCATACAAACGTGGGACTTTTTGGTTCCACTTTCCTAGTGCACAGGGTTTGACAAATGCTCCTCAGGGTCCCTTGTTCTGtgtttgttttttagtttttttttgttgtttttttacatgtATTTTGATAATGCAGAAAAACTGGTATTTGCTATTGCGGCGTTATGTGTAGTCAGTGAAAGTCCAACGTGATTCATTGTAATTTCATCGCATGGCCCTTTTTCCTTACAGATTCTTCTACCTTTATCACTTTGCATTCTATGCCTATCACTACCGCTTCAATGGTCAGTACAGCAGCCTGGCTCTGGTAACATCCTGGCTCTTCATCCAGGTAATGGCTTTCCTTACACTATAGCTATTCATACATTTCATTCATGTGATGTCATAGAAATGAAACGTTTGTATTGGTGAGACTGTACATTTACGTTGAATGCTCTGCACGAAAACCTACGTCTGCATTGCCATAAGATTTGACAGTTAGAAGCAATGACATGATGTCATTTTGGTCTGTCGGGATCCATCTTATGTTGGATCAGGCACAACATTCTGTTCTTTCATAACCTCATAGCACAGGTTATGTTTTCATGCTTAGCTTATCTTGCATTTAAACAGCTCCTTTTGAGTACACCTACATGACAAGGTCCTACATTTTCTTGTCTGGGGCTTCTGCATTGCCCTGCCATGTACATTGTATGTGTGCATGTTAAGAACCACTTGAAAGTGACGCTGTCGACATGCTGTGCTTCCCGGTTAACCCAAATCGCACCCAAAAAATATTGTGCATTTAATTGATATGAGTGGTCTAGTTAGCCCACTGTATTGGAGGGgagcactgtgtgtatatatacagatgcATGGTGGGATTTTTTGAATGTTGCAGTATTTCATGGACTTTATTGTGGGGAGTATCCATGTAATTCTTCAGCAGTAATGTGTACTCAGGAGACTACCCTACAACTGATTGCCAgggtttacgctgggttcacacctgagcgttctgaaaggagcgctctgtatgcgcgattgtaccggcggtTGCAATCGCGCatgcagagacaagcgaacgcccatgtacgggaacgtgcgacaagacgccccaaagaagctcatgtacttcttggggtgtcgggcgttttacagcggtatcgtacgcgctgtaaaacgcccaggtgagaaccattcccatagggaatcattggtttctccttgttgagcgttttacagcgcgtaggaacgcgctgtaaaacgctcaggtgtgaacccagccttagagaaaCCGGACCTGCAGCTTTATTTTCTAAAAGGGATTTTTCTTGTTGAGGTAAACCTTCTCATATTAGAAGTAGGTTGAGAAGGTTGTAAGCCTCTATAGATACCTGTGTTGTGGGCAAAGTTGTAAAGGCACAtacaatacagccattttaaaatgCCACCTCCCATGTTATAGTTATTGTGTGGAGTCTACAGTTGGTCGCACTTTGTCACATGTGGTAATATAAATTTCAGACACTTTGCTAAAATGTGTTCGCTATTATGAATGTGCCTGATTGATGCTGAGCTTTCTGTTCCCACAGCACTCTATGATCTATTTTTTCCATCACTATGAACTTCCCGCCATACTtcagcagatccgcatccaggaAATGCTCCTTCAAAATCAGCAGGCTGGTCAGAATCAAACCAGCCTTCAGGACAACCTGAACAACAACACTACATCTGAGCCATCCATTGTAACGCCTCCCCCTGCCCCCAGTTTTACTCTCCAGCCTCCGGCCTCTAGTTTAGTTGCTGCAGGTGTTGTGTCAACTGATACTCCTTCAAGTGGCGGTGTGGCTACAGCACAACCCGTAGAAGATGTTATAGAGCTTCTGTCTGAGGAGCCGATTCAGGATACGGCTAGGAGCCAACCTCTTGAAGCTGGTACTACAGAAGTGACGCAGACTGGTGACCCGCCTCCTATTCTGCCAACTGCTACACCTGATAACATTcccaaaaaactgactgaaccCCAAGTGCAAGTAGCCACAGACTGTAATCCAGTAAGATTTTCAGTTACCAGCACTGATCGAGAGCAGAACAATCTGTCATCCTCTATGTCGTCAGGGCTGCTCTCAGAAGCTAGTGCGCCACAGCCGAGTGCAGAGGCTGAGCAGGGGTCTGAATTGTGAGCGGAATCTCGGATTCACACCGACTGCCCTTAGCGCGCTGTGTACAGGAGAAATGCATTTCTCCTAAGGAGGAGCTGTCTGGACCATTTATCTCTTTGCAACTGGAGTGACTGGTCTGCAGCGCACAAAACCAGATTCTAAAAAAATTGCGCAATGCGTGAGATGCGTTCACGCACAAGGACTGACTGCAATCGCTTTTCTttcattattcaataaaatgcggCTTAACGGCCTAGGAAAACGTAACGTAAATGGGTAACGGGGCTGCCGGTCTCTGACACACACAGTTTGTGGGCATATATGTTGTGTTCACGATTTGTATGCACTGACATGCACGCTGGTGTCTCCACGGGTCGATGCAACGTGGTTCCTGTTGAGTTTTAACAGCCATATTTCAGATTGATAGGTTTCCAGAGGCTTTATTACAGAGGCCCTAGGGGCAATATAGCGTTTCATAATTTCACTCCACAACCACTGGACCAAGGATGAGTGAACTTatgatttctttaaaaaaaaaaatgtccacagATATTTTCTCTCTACTTTTTTGTTCTACTTTCACCCTGTGTGACCAGTGCTTACTTTATTCTGAAAGCTATGGAATGTAAGTGCATAAGCTGGGACAGAGGTGTTTGTGGAGGTGCCCTGGTTGTGGCAGAAGGATAACATGTGTGCCTTTCCACCTATGACTGAAGAAAGAAGCTGCTCACGAATGTGTAAAACCTGTTTTGCTATTACATTGCACTTTTTTGTAAGTAGAAGTATGAAGGCTATATACAGATAAAGATGACgtacatatatatgtgtgttttatgTTTGCATATGCACTTACATATATAGGACAGAAATAAGTGGCCAACAAGATGTATTCCCGAAGCTGCACTCGTGAATAAAATTGGATCAGCACTTCCGTCATGGAGTCTGGTCTGAAATGTAATGATTGTTCCTCAAAAAACACCAAGTGCTGTTCAACATAATTACTTTATATATCCTTAGAATTATCTGATGCTGAACGTTAAATTTCCTAGATAGATTTAAAAGATAGCTTGCTGGTTGCCTGTTAATGGTTACACTGTATGCAGGAAGCTCacatgctccctctagtggtagctgctgGCAGCCATCATTTTATcctttttaaatatatatcttcATAAGCTCTGTTATCAGGCTACATTAAGAAATAAGCAACAGAAGTTTGAACCTCTTAAAGGATATGGTGTTAAAAAGTcgacattccctttaaagccaTTTGTAAATTATACCTTTTTTTTGTCCTATATCAATGTGTTTCTTTAAAAAGGATTTAAcaccattttatatttgtatggcTTCAGTTttgtagttttctttttttgtttgcaccttctgtttgtttttttttttttttttttttttttgctttaacttGTCTGGCAATATTCTTGTTATTTTTACAGGACGAGTGTCAGCTGAAATTATATCCTTATACAGTCCAGGTGGATGGACACAGTCTGCAGTCTACCACTTAAAgtgccaatatatatatttttttaacacattttttataaaaatataaaatggtgATTTCCTTTTTAAAGGAAGATTACTGTTGGAATACAAGCTTCAGAATTTTAACTAATTTGCCTTATTATGCATCTTTAGTGTTTCTCCCGTTCCAATTAAAGGATAAATAACGTTTCAGAAAACTTCTGATATTTCATAGAGACACTAGTAATTTTGATCAGGTGGGAGTCTGAGccctgagacccccactgaccaCTAGAAGCCGGGTAGACAAACACTCGCATATTGTGCACACTCTTATTGCCGCAGGAGAGCAAGTGAGACAcactcaatagaaagtctgtgGGCCCATTTCTATTCTGTTTCCTAATTCTAGCGAACAGTGGGGGTCTTAgaactcagacccccaccaatcaaaaccttttaGCATGTGCCTGTCAAAAGTTTTCTAAAAGCTCAGGACTCGGGCTAATTGATTTAACATTACTGAATTCTTTATTCTTCTGTATGTTATATCCAGGCTTTGTCGCATGTCCATGATTTGTGATCTATGGAGGCTTCATTTCTATACAACAATGGCACCAGCACTTACCATTGCTTTGTGTTGTAGCAGAGTCTCCAGTATATAGCAATACATTGAAGTTTTAGTCAAATAAAGTCCTGCCCCATTTTACCTTTTTACGGGTAGTCCAAAGGCATCCGAGAAGCCACTTCTTTGGAACATGACTGGTATATGGTAGAAAGCAGCCTTTCAAATGTGTCAGTCCCTGAGAAGTATATGAAGGGTATTTTCTCTGGTAGGAGAATTGTTTAATGGCTCTACACTAAAATGACATTGATATACGTAATACAGCGTTCCAGATTCCTTCTCCCTTAGAAACGTGCCGATGAGTATTTGCCAGGAAGTCTATTTAAGCTCTTAGAATTTTGCATTGCTGCCTGTTCGAATTATTATTATGCAAAAGTGGCTTCCGGACGAATCTAGCTTCTCGGGGTTGAGTTTTGGCCACCATCATGATACAACATGTCAGCACTACATGTGCATGTACATTTAACAAAGTTTTCCCTGCAGTGATTGTGGCGGCATTTGATTTGAAGTGGACATATCTGTTTGGCAAAATAATTTATTCCCCATTCAATAACCTTGAACTCTACATTCCATTCATCCGGTGTTGCTACTAGATGTTTATAAAAAAAGGTCCAGATCGGTATTACcatttgggggtgtgtccctgtgcAGTCTACAGTCCAcgtgcagcactgattggacagtgttgccttgtgcagggacacacctcaaACTGGTAagacccatctggacctttattaaTAAACCGAGTAGCAATTACACGGGctatgcatgaagctattaaaacaggcctgtcaggagtggtgacaggtcctctttaacaaggaAAACCACCATAATACACTACACATGCAGCATTGTTCACTTTATAGACAAAATGCAGCATGCTTTGAAATAACCTAAATATCCTAGTTTTAAAAGCAGTTCTTAAGTCAGGGAGCGAAATCTTTCATCTTCGCAGAGCATCACACGAAAACCTCTTCCCCAACAACCCCTTTGTGAATTGCGACTAACACTACTTTGTATTCCAACAATAGTTTTCCTGAAACATGAAAGCCAACTTTCGGCGTTGACTTTGGTATGAGTTATTAATAAATGGTGTAACTAGAGCCGCATTGCTTACTACCCATGCTAAGACCCATTTGGAAGGGTctaatagaagcctgcagaatgGCCTCTCAGAGGCATCTTGGATCGATACCCCATGCATATGCAGCAACCGACCCTATGCATAGCTTAGAGAGAGCTTAATATTTCTAGTGATGAGAAATGGAATAATTATTGGGGTGTGACTGTTCTGTGACCCCATCATCCCATGTTCTATTTAATTGTACCTcagaaaattcataaaaattgaTAAATTGTGTTTGTATATATGTTAATAAATATTCTATCTTAAGCACACAGTGATCATGTGTATAAGGAAAGTCCTGTTTAATGTACTATATCCTTTATGGGAACAGTGAGTTGTGTGACCACTAGTTGGCAATGTCAAGTAATGATTATGCGTTTTCCCTAGCTACAAGACAAGTGGAAATTAATAATTTCAGAGATTTGTCCCGTAACACAGTGCacaatgtacactcacctaaagaattattaggaacacctgttttatttctcattaatgcgattatctagtcaaccaatcacatggcagttgcttcaatgcatgtagggttgtggtcctggtcaagacaatctcctgaactccaaactgaatgtcagaatgggaaagaaaggtgatttaagcaattttgagcgtggcatggttgttggtgccagatgggccggtctgagtatttcacaatctgctcagttactgggattttcacgcacaaccatttctagggtttacaaagaatggtgtgaaaagggaaaaacatccagtatgcggcagtcctgtgggtgaaaatgccttgttgatggtagaggtcagaggagaatgggccgactgattcaagctgatagaagagcaacgttgactgaaataaccactcgttacaaccgaggtatgcagcaaagcatttctgaagccacaacacgcacaaccttgaggcggatgggctacaacagcagaagaccccaccgggtaccactcatctccactacaaataggaaaaagaggctacaatttgcacgagctcaccaaaattggactgttgaagactggaaaaatgttgcctggtctgatgagtctcgatttctgttgagacgttcaaatggtagagtccgaatttggcgtaaa
This portion of the Bufo gargarizans isolate SCDJY-AF-19 chromosome 1, ASM1485885v1, whole genome shotgun sequence genome encodes:
- the TMEM259 gene encoding membralin isoform X1, producing MSENQGNIPVNNTNGNRVRTPNLNQNPLINVRDRLFHALFFKMAVTYARLFPPSFRRIFEFFVLLKALLVLFILAYIHIAFSRSPINCLEHVRDKWPRDGILRVEIQLNSSRAPIFLQFYDSDTFPGLVKEPLGEEDGEDEEEEMSVDMYHNSSIKFELDIEPKVFLKPSLERVTQASDNQSQGLSFSDAASKVWPQEEYIVEYSLEYGFLRLSQSTRQRLNIPVMVVTLDPTRDLCFGDRFSRFLLDEFLGYDDILMSSVKALAENEENKGFLRNVVSGEHYRFVSMWMARTSYLAAFVIMVIFTLSVSMLLRYSHHQIFVFIVDLLQMLEMNMSIAFPAAPLLTVILALVGMEAIMSEFFNDTTTAFYIILIVWLADQYDAICCHTNTSKRHWLRFFYLYHFAFYAYHYRFNGQYSSLALVTSWLFIQHSMIYFFHHYELPAILQQIRIQEMLLQNQQAGQNQTSLQDNLNNNTTSEPSIVTPPPAPSFTLQPPASSLVAAGVVSTDTPSSGGVATAQPVEDVIELLSEEPIQDTARSQPLEAGTTEVTQTGDPPPILPTATPDNIPKKLTEPQVQVATDCNPVRFSVTSTDREQNNLSSSMSSGLLSEASAPQPSAEAEQGSEL